TTTCTTAACTATATAGTCAGGGCAAGAAAATTCTTGTCTCTTCGGAGGTAAGAGTAAGAGCTAGCgcataatcacaatatttacctATGCATGTTTTGGTAAGAGGTGAGAATTGATCTACTAAAATTCCATTTAGATACATGTTTTTCGACTTTGAATGTTCCAGTTTTTGAATTTCTGTAAATGCATTCTTATTGGGAAAAGTCTAATTTTATTTGTCTAATCATGTGAAGACCTGCTAGAAACTGCATGCAAACTCCTCAACCCATGCCGAAGGATTTTGTTCGACACCCATGCCTTTTTCCTTGAGTATTGGTCTGCAAGCTGCACATAAGGATCTCAGATTTACATGTTGCCAATGTGCAAATTAATggcctttaattttttatttttaatgcaaGAACTCTATGTATGGCTAGAGAAATACCGAGTATGCTAGCTGTTAGTAAGTCACATGTGTATGCCTCTGAATTCAGAGAATATGCCTATTGGAGGTCTCAAGTTTACCTACATCAAAATATCTCAAATCACTGAGTTTTCTGCAAAATTGTAGTTCAAAGATTGTGGcgattggttgtattttgtgttaATTTGGCTGAAACTGTCACTGTTATACATTCACTGattgctttttaattttgtatgtgAGTCTTGGAATTTAGTTATTGTTCTATAATATAGAAGGTTATTTGTTCATTCTTAACTGGAAGACCATTATTAGTATACATTCATTGATTGCTTTCCAATTTGCTTGTGAAATTGAATTATGGGAATGGTGtttttattgctattttttcATTCTCAGGTAAATGAAGTTCTGAAGTTGCTTAATGAGCTTCTACCTACTTCAGCCAGTGATCTAGATGCTCAACAAGTGTCAGATAAGGAAGCCTTCTTAGTTAACTGCCCCAGTCTTCTGCAAAAATTTGGGATGGATATTCTTCCCTTGTTGATCCAGGTTGGTTTCTGAATATTTCTGTTTGactgatttttaattttcttccaTGGCTATGTAATATTTCCTGCAACACTTGGACAGGTGGTTAATTCTGGTGCAAATTTATATGTTTGCTATGGCTGCCTATCTGTTGTCAACAAGTTAGTTTATTTGAGCAAATCTGACATGCTTCTTGAATTGCTAAAGAATGCCAACATTTCAAGGTGAACCAGGTTTCTTGTCTTTTTGGtagaaaatctaaattatattttaactcaAGCTAATATCTGTCTAATTGGCAGCTTTTTGGCTGGAGTATTCACTAGAAAGGATCAGCATGTGCTATTGGTAGCCTTACAGATTGCTGAGATGATCCTGCAAAAGCTTTCTGATATTTTCCTGAATTCCTTCATCAAGGAAGGTATCTTCTTTGCTATTGATGCACTGCTAACACAAGAAAACTGTTCGCAGTTGATGTTTCCAGTGTTCAGTGGCATCCAGCTACCGTTTGAATCAAGTCAGAAATTAGCTTCAAAGGAGGTCCTGAGATGCTTATGTTATGCTTTTGCTACTGGTCAATCTGCTACAGCATCAGAAACTGGTAGTTGCAAGCTTGAAAAGGATTCTGTTCACAATCTCGCAAAGCACATAAAGACTAATTACTTTGCACCAAAATTATATGACTCTGAGAAAGGAGTGACTGATATTCTTCAAAAGCTCAGAACTTTGTCTACTACTTTAAGTGATTTGGTTAACATGACAATCAGCAATGACGTTCCTGCTCAGCCTGAAGAGAGGTTTTACTGTATATTGCATCAAATTATGGCTAATCTTAATGGAAGGGAAACCATTTCCACTTTTGAATTTATTGAAAGTGGGATTATGAGATCACTACTGAATTACCTATCCAATAGCCAGTACCTAAGAGAAAAGTGTGAGGGTCAGGGTGTAAATGGTCGTTTCTTTGTTGTAGAAAAGCGGTTTGAGGTGTTTGCAAGGCTGTTCTTGTCTTCTTCAGAGCCCCATTCTGTGGACTTGCCCCTAGTGGTGCTGATACAAAAATTACAGAGTGCACTATCTTCTTTGGAGAATTTCCCAGTTATTTTGAGCCATGGATCCAAGCAAAGGACCTCCTATGCCATGATTCCAAGTGGACGCCGCACACTACATCCATGTCTAAAAGTTCGTTTTGTGCGAGGAGATGTGGAGACATGCCTTTGTGACTATTCTGAAGATGTTCAAACTGTTGATCCTTTTTGCTCTTTGGATGCCATTGAAGGATATCTGTGGCCTAAAGTTAGCATTAAAAGAAATGAGCACATTGAGTCATCCAGTTGTGCTATGGGCCAGACAGATAGTCTACCACCTGATTTACCATCAAATGCAAGTACTGGCCCAGGAGAAAGTTTACCTCACATGGAACCTGACAGTATGTCCACAGATTTGCCTAATATGCAGGTTATATGGATTATTTAAGCTAAATTGATTCTTCTAGAGACAAGAAAGATTCTgatctgttttgttttgttttgttttattttgttttattttattttattttcaaaggGATAGGTGGTGGAGGAAGAGAATTTTCTGATTTACATGGATTTTTTGAATCTTTGAGCATTTATTTAATCTCAGATATAATTTTCTGCAGGAAGATGATGCTAAATTGTCCCAGTCCGCTCCTGAAGAAGCAGTCACTGTAAGACAGACAAATCCTTACAAAACATCTTTGGATGAAGTTAATCTTCTAGTTGAGCCCTCAGCATCAGTTTATAATCTTAACTCAGCTAATCTTGGCCTTATCTATACTAAATTGttttttctatataaatatCACTTTCCTATTTGGATTTGTGATCATGGCTTTGATCCGATGTTACATGCTTTTTCTGCACCTAACAAACTTTTCATCATCTGAATTGGGTTAGTAATAGAAGTATACCGGTGTTGTAAATTCCAGTTTTAGGGCTGTgtcttcttctcctcctcctttttaGCACCAAGGTAGTATCACTGTTCTTAGATATCTATTTATTGTGTTGCATAACAGGAACCTGTGGAGCAAGAATTACACATTCCTTCAGAGCCAGACACCAATAAGGAAATTCAGCATCCTGCCTCTTGTAGCGATGAAGATGCTTCACCAAAACTGGTGTTTTACCTTGAAGAGCAACAGCTGGATAGGACACTGACACTGTACCAAACAATTCTCCaccaacaaataaaagaaaatgaatttataaCTTGTTCAAAATTGTGGAGTCAAGTGTACACTTTAACATATAAAAGAGCTATGGAACCTATCCAAAATAATTCTCAAGAATGTATTCCATCAGAAAAAAATTCCTTTGTTCCAGATAATGTCAGGGCATATATGCAATACACTCCATTTTTCTCTAGCATGTTTGCTTGTGAACTCACTTCTGACTTGGAGAGGTCAAGTCCTACTTACGATATACTATTTCTGCTCAAAAGCTTGGAAGGCTTGGCCCGAAATGCATTTCTTCTGATGTCCCGTGAAAGAGTATGTGCTTTTGCTGAAGGAAAAATTGATAACTTGGATGGTCTAAAGGTAGTAGTTCCTTCAGTGCCACAGAATGAGTTTGTAAGCAATAAATTGACAGAAAAACTAGAACAGCAGATGCGGGACTCTTTGTCTGTGTCCACCGGTGGTATGCCTTCTTGGTGTAAACAGTTAATGGCTTCTTGCCCTTTTCTATTTAGTTTTGAGGCAAGATGTAAGTACTTCCGGTTGGCAGCATTTGGTCAACTGCAAATTCAATCTCATCAACTGTCTCATAGTAATTCAGGGCCCACTAGTGACAGGCGGCCCAGCTCTAGCAGTTTGCCGCGTAagaagtttttagttttccGCAACCAGATTCTGGACTCTGCTGCCCAAATGATGGATCTGCATGCGCGTCATAAAGTGCTTATTGAAGTGGAATATAATGAAGAAGTTGGTACTGGTCTTGGTCCGACATTGGAATTCTATACCCTGGTTAGTCATGAGTTCCAGAAGTCTGGCCTAGTTATGTGGAGGGAGGATCATAGTTCATTTGCCTACAGGACAAGCTTACAGTCTGAGGATATGGCAATTCTGATGTCACCTTCTGGACTTTTCCCATGTCCATGGCCATCTAGTCTAAATACATCTGATGATCGGTTTTCTGAAGTTCTGAAAAAGTTTGTCCTTTTGGGCCAAGTGGTTGCAAAGTCTCTTCAAGATGGAAGGGTCTTGGATCTTCATTTCTCTAAAGCCTTTTATAAACTCATTATTGGCCAGGTATGTCCAAATTCTCTGTAAAATTAGTGCAACTCTGTATAGGATTGTCTAGCAGTTAGTTTGCATGATAGTGTTATTATTTAAACCTTgatttctttaataatttattatttgtgttaattttttctAGGAACTTACTCTCTATGACATTCGGTCATTTGATCCTGAGCTTGGTAGGACATTGCTAGAGTTTCAGGCTCTTGTTAATAGGAAAAAGTTTTTGGAATCTGTCTGCGAAGAAAATTCACCGCTTGAATTTGATTCATGCTTTCGGAATACCAGAATTGAAGATCTTTTCCTTGATTTTACTCTCCCTGGGTATCCTGACTATGTACTTACTTCTGGCGCAGATCATAAAATGGTAATGCACACTTCAATGTGAATGCATTTTTTTGGGTCATCTTTCAAATGATGACTTTATTCATGTTTTACCAGGTTAATATGAGTAACTTGGAGGAATATATCTCGCTTGTTGTGGATGCAACTATAAACAGTGGAATTTCTAGACAAGTAGAAGCTTTTAAATCCGGATTTAACCAGGTCTGTAccattacatgattttttttatgaagtaggcatgaattattaaaaaaaaaattgaaacagcaTCATTTCTTTTCAAGATTcctattttgaaatttgttatgGTAATGGCTTCAATTTTTATGATGCCATCATTTCCATGGTTGA
This genomic stretch from Castanea sativa cultivar Marrone di Chiusa Pesio chromosome 9, ASM4071231v1 harbors:
- the LOC142610207 gene encoding E3 ubiquitin-protein ligase UPL4 isoform X1, which gives rise to MGNRGQKRTEMVDELPADKRACSSLDFRPSSSNSSVQTHMNSTHSIHETHDNDMDTSSSASASSRSEGEPERDSAYGSCDSDDAGQRRNNLRDYRDYQRQRSSGDHGKFKRILTSLSEESEPSGQLAALTELCEVLSFCTEDSLSSMISDSLAPLLVKYAKHESNPDIMLLAIRAITYICDVYPRSSNFLIRHDAVPALCRLMVFEYVDVAEQCLQALEKISREQPLACLQAGAIMAVLNFIEFFPTSVQRVALSTVVNICKKLPSDSPSRFMEAVPVLCNLLQHEDRQLVEYVAICLIKIVEQVSQSSEMLDELCKNALIGQIVHLLDLNSRTTVSRPIYNGLIGILVKLSSGSIVAFKALYELNISSILKDILSTYDLSHGMSSPHTVDGQCNQVNEVLKLLNELLPTSASDLDAQQVSDKEAFLVNCPSLLQKFGMDILPLLIQVVNSGANLYVCYGCLSVVNKLVYLSKSDMLLELLKNANISSFLAGVFTRKDQHVLLVALQIAEMILQKLSDIFLNSFIKEGIFFAIDALLTQENCSQLMFPVFSGIQLPFESSQKLASKEVLRCLCYAFATGQSATASETGSCKLEKDSVHNLAKHIKTNYFAPKLYDSEKGVTDILQKLRTLSTTLSDLVNMTISNDVPAQPEERFYCILHQIMANLNGRETISTFEFIESGIMRSLLNYLSNSQYLREKCEGQGVNGRFFVVEKRFEVFARLFLSSSEPHSVDLPLVVLIQKLQSALSSLENFPVILSHGSKQRTSYAMIPSGRRTLHPCLKVRFVRGDVETCLCDYSEDVQTVDPFCSLDAIEGYLWPKVSIKRNEHIESSSCAMGQTDSLPPDLPSNASTGPGESLPHMEPDSMSTDLPNMQEDDAKLSQSAPEEAVTVRQTNPYKTSLDEEPVEQELHIPSEPDTNKEIQHPASCSDEDASPKLVFYLEEQQLDRTLTLYQTILHQQIKENEFITCSKLWSQVYTLTYKRAMEPIQNNSQECIPSEKNSFVPDNVRAYMQYTPFFSSMFACELTSDLERSSPTYDILFLLKSLEGLARNAFLLMSRERVCAFAEGKIDNLDGLKVVVPSVPQNEFVSNKLTEKLEQQMRDSLSVSTGGMPSWCKQLMASCPFLFSFEARCKYFRLAAFGQLQIQSHQLSHSNSGPTSDRRPSSSSLPRKKFLVFRNQILDSAAQMMDLHARHKVLIEVEYNEEVGTGLGPTLEFYTLVSHEFQKSGLVMWREDHSSFAYRTSLQSEDMAILMSPSGLFPCPWPSSLNTSDDRFSEVLKKFVLLGQVVAKSLQDGRVLDLHFSKAFYKLIIGQELTLYDIRSFDPELGRTLLEFQALVNRKKFLESVCEENSPLEFDSCFRNTRIEDLFLDFTLPGYPDYVLTSGADHKMVNMSNLEEYISLVVDATINSGISRQVEAFKSGFNQVFPIEHLQIFTEKELERLLCGEHDSWAFNELLDHIKFDHGYTSSSPPVVNLLEIIQEFDHGQRRAFLQFVTGAPRLPPGGLASLNPKLTIVRKHCGNSADIDLPSVMTCANYLKLPAYSSKEKMREKLLYAITEGQGSFHLS
- the LOC142610207 gene encoding E3 ubiquitin-protein ligase UPL4 isoform X2, which gives rise to MGNRGQKRTEMVDELPADKRACSSLDFRPSSSNSSVQTHMNSTHSIHETHDNDMDTSSSASASSRSEGEPERDSAYGSCDSDDAGQRRNNLRDYRDYQRQRSSGDHGKFKRILTSLSEESEPSGQLAALTELCEVLSFCTEDSLSSMISDSLAPLLVKYAKHESNPDIMLLAIRAITYICDVYPRSSNFLIRHDAVPALCRLMVFEYVDVAEQCLQALEKISREQPLACLQAGAIMAVLNFIEFFPTSVQRVALSTVVNICKKLPSDSPSRFMEAVPVLCNLLQHEDRQLVEYVAICLIKIVEQVSQSSEMLDELCKNALIGQIVHLLDLNSRTTVSRPIYNGLIGILVKLSSGSIVAFKALYELNISSILKDILSTYDLSHGMSSPHTVDGQCNQVNEVLKLLNELLPTSASDLDAQQVSDKEAFLVNCPSLLQKFGMDILPLLIQVVNSGANLYVCYGCLSVVNKLVYLSKSDMLLELLKNANISSFLAGVFTRKDQHVLLVALQIAEMILQKLSDIFLNSFIKEGIFFAIDALLTQENCSQLMFPVFSGIQLPFESSQKLASKEVLRCLCYAFATGQSATASETGSCKLEKDSVHNLAKHIKTNYFAPKLYDSEKGVTDILQKLRTLSTTLSDLVNMTISNDVPAQPEERFYCILHQIMANLNGRETISTFEFIESGIMRSLLNYLSNSQYLREKCEGQGVNGRFFVVEKRFEVFARLFLSSSEPHSVDLPLVVLIQKLQSALSSLENFPVILSHGSKQRTSYAMIPSGRRTLHPCLKVRFVRGDVETCLCDYSEDVQTVDPFCSLDAIEGYLWPKVSIKRNEHIESSSCAMGQTDSLPPDLPSNASTGPGESLPHMEPDSMSTDLPNMQEDDAKLSQSAPEEAVTEPVEQELHIPSEPDTNKEIQHPASCSDEDASPKLVFYLEEQQLDRTLTLYQTILHQQIKENEFITCSKLWSQVYTLTYKRAMEPIQNNSQECIPSEKNSFVPDNVRAYMQYTPFFSSMFACELTSDLERSSPTYDILFLLKSLEGLARNAFLLMSRERVCAFAEGKIDNLDGLKVVVPSVPQNEFVSNKLTEKLEQQMRDSLSVSTGGMPSWCKQLMASCPFLFSFEARCKYFRLAAFGQLQIQSHQLSHSNSGPTSDRRPSSSSLPRKKFLVFRNQILDSAAQMMDLHARHKVLIEVEYNEEVGTGLGPTLEFYTLVSHEFQKSGLVMWREDHSSFAYRTSLQSEDMAILMSPSGLFPCPWPSSLNTSDDRFSEVLKKFVLLGQVVAKSLQDGRVLDLHFSKAFYKLIIGQELTLYDIRSFDPELGRTLLEFQALVNRKKFLESVCEENSPLEFDSCFRNTRIEDLFLDFTLPGYPDYVLTSGADHKMVNMSNLEEYISLVVDATINSGISRQVEAFKSGFNQVFPIEHLQIFTEKELERLLCGEHDSWAFNELLDHIKFDHGYTSSSPPVVNLLEIIQEFDHGQRRAFLQFVTGAPRLPPGGLASLNPKLTIVRKHCGNSADIDLPSVMTCANYLKLPAYSSKEKMREKLLYAITEGQGSFHLS